From Nitrososphaerales archaeon, one genomic window encodes:
- a CDS encoding cation:proton antiporter: protein MAVETEFVRTIIAICLFLFAAKLLAEGFNRAKLPIVLGELVAGIIIGPFALGGLPLFNGEPLVELNEPVRVIGEIGAIVILFIAGLHVTPREFLKGGVASFTVGAIGVAVPFFVGFYVFSLFGFQALQAMLVATALTATSIAISVQVLSHLGKLQSQEARLIIGAAIADDILALAVLSVVTSMVQTGVTVDPLEITFLIMKVLGIFAALLVTSIIFLPRIVAHADLWKSKGSVEAVATAAFFGIAALATLAGLSPIVGAFAAGMALASTPILKRLEEYVGKVEFIFAPLFFAIIGAQVDLTGINLNVLILGGLLIAIAIVTKIVGCGLPAILFLKSRDKSMKVGIGMVSRGEVGLIVAGVGVTSGVLSGDIYTVVILMVAVTTIITPILLKWSYRKEVVEK, encoded by the coding sequence TTGGCAGTTGAAACAGAATTTGTACGCACTATCATAGCGATCTGTCTCTTCCTTTTCGCAGCCAAGTTGCTGGCAGAAGGGTTCAATCGAGCAAAATTGCCTATTGTGCTAGGAGAACTTGTAGCAGGAATTATCATCGGTCCATTTGCCTTGGGTGGTTTACCGCTGTTCAATGGAGAGCCTCTGGTCGAGCTTAACGAACCGGTTCGTGTGATTGGAGAGATAGGCGCCATTGTAATACTCTTCATTGCCGGTTTGCATGTAACACCAAGAGAATTCTTGAAGGGCGGTGTAGCTTCCTTCACTGTAGGCGCCATCGGCGTCGCCGTTCCCTTCTTTGTCGGCTTTTATGTTTTTTCATTGTTTGGTTTTCAAGCATTACAAGCAATGCTTGTAGCGACTGCGCTTACCGCAACTAGTATAGCGATATCGGTTCAGGTGCTATCGCACCTAGGAAAGTTGCAATCACAGGAAGCAAGGCTGATTATTGGAGCTGCTATAGCTGATGATATACTTGCGCTTGCTGTTCTATCAGTGGTAACGTCGATGGTGCAGACAGGCGTAACAGTCGATCCGTTGGAAATAACATTCTTGATCATGAAAGTCCTTGGAATATTTGCAGCATTACTTGTTACATCAATCATTTTCCTACCTAGGATAGTAGCACACGCAGATCTATGGAAGTCAAAAGGCAGCGTGGAGGCAGTAGCTACTGCGGCGTTCTTTGGCATAGCCGCTCTAGCTACCCTTGCTGGACTTTCTCCTATAGTGGGAGCATTTGCGGCCGGTATGGCACTTGCAAGCACGCCAATTCTAAAGAGGCTTGAAGAATATGTTGGTAAGGTAGAATTCATCTTTGCACCTCTGTTCTTCGCAATCATAGGTGCACAGGTCGATCTTACTGGAATCAACCTAAATGTTTTGATACTTGGAGGTTTGCTCATAGCAATCGCAATAGTTACCAAAATAGTAGGATGCGGTTTGCCTGCAATACTCTTTCTTAAAAGCAGAGACAAGTCCATGAAGGTTGGAATCGGGATGGTTTCACGAGGAGAAGTTGGACTAATAGTTGCAGGTGTGGGTGTCACGTCAGGTGTTCTATCGGGAGATATATACACGGTAGTAATTTTGATGGTTGCGGTCACAACCATCATAACACCGATTTTGCTAAAATGGAGCTATAGAAAGGAAGTGGTGGAAAAGTGA
- a CDS encoding molybdopterin-binding protein, which yields MNRLVEIICIGNELLTGHTLNTNAQWIADKVTRGGGIVERVTVIRDEVDEIAVCVKESMGRRPMLIIITGGLGPTYDDKTLEGLARALELKLVVSKKAISMLKRKYQKTAHADLTPTRYKMAIIPTGAKPLENPVGHAPAVTLKHGSCTIFSLPGVPSEMQSVFAKHVLPVLRHKVGKFVRGDVTIQTKGVSESMLAPYLDIMISENPHIYVKSHPKGYNSGVSTLHVNISCEARDRKTLHRYLKKAVDQMKFYIQKEGGSSKEI from the coding sequence ATGAATAGATTGGTAGAGATTATCTGCATTGGAAATGAACTCTTAACTGGTCATACATTGAATACCAACGCTCAGTGGATAGCAGATAAAGTAACAAGGGGTGGAGGTATTGTAGAGAGGGTTACTGTCATCCGTGATGAAGTGGATGAAATTGCAGTTTGTGTCAAAGAATCTATGGGGAGGAGACCTATGTTAATAATTATAACAGGTGGTTTGGGCCCTACATATGATGATAAAACATTGGAGGGTCTTGCAAGAGCGCTAGAACTGAAACTAGTTGTAAGCAAGAAAGCCATATCTATGTTAAAGCGCAAATACCAGAAAACAGCTCATGCTGACCTTACTCCGACACGTTACAAGATGGCTATTATACCAACAGGTGCAAAACCTCTTGAAAATCCTGTAGGGCACGCACCGGCTGTAACGTTGAAACATGGATCATGTACAATTTTCTCTCTTCCCGGTGTTCCAAGCGAAATGCAATCTGTGTTTGCTAAACATGTATTGCCTGTTTTAAGGCATAAAGTTGGTAAGTTTGTAAGAGGTGATGTTACCATTCAAACTAAGGGGGTGTCGGAATCGATGTTGGCTCCATATCTTGATATTATGATTTCTGAAAACCCCCATATTTACGTCAAGTCACATCCAAAGGGATATAACAGCGGTGTGTCAACCTTACATGTGAACATATCATGCGAAGCTCGTGATAGAAAGACACTTCATAGATATTTGAAAAAAGCTGTCGATCAGATGAAATTTTACATTCAAAAAGAAGGAGGTAGTTCTAAAGAAATATAA
- a CDS encoding glycosyltransferase, producing the protein MKNDLLFFTSPIDLGHASRDVAIASRLDSNVSFVSGEHAVKMISGHGFIVKDLYRHNGFEVSSSGELIHPLRWIMNYYSFYKKCKDIARGLIDNHTLVVAGEDFAAISVAEESKIPNIVITDILQINFTKGIAAVIEKKMNRAMAKMINKSTLVIIPDHGDDVDNLAYVGPIVREVRRDRERLREEFGFSNRTILVSRGTSAGSFLVNKAVDTYKKMKGKLDAEMIVVSGLALHIELQGVKCVGYVNNLHEMIYASDLLISLAGRSTIDEANTYGTPGIFIPIRNHFEQVENAEARIYVQ; encoded by the coding sequence GTGAAAAATGATTTACTGTTCTTTACCAGCCCAATAGACCTTGGTCATGCTAGTCGGGATGTAGCAATTGCTTCAAGACTTGACTCAAATGTAAGTTTCGTGAGCGGCGAGCATGCTGTCAAAATGATAAGCGGTCATGGTTTTATTGTCAAGGATCTTTATAGACATAACGGCTTTGAAGTTAGCTCATCTGGTGAGTTAATACACCCACTAAGATGGATCATGAACTACTATTCTTTCTACAAAAAGTGCAAAGATATAGCAAGAGGCTTAATAGACAACCATACATTAGTAGTTGCAGGCGAAGATTTTGCTGCCATTTCAGTTGCAGAGGAGAGTAAGATTCCTAACATTGTCATTACTGACATACTACAAATCAATTTTACGAAAGGGATTGCTGCTGTGATAGAAAAGAAGATGAATAGGGCCATGGCGAAAATGATAAACAAATCTACGCTGGTTATAATTCCAGATCATGGAGATGATGTTGATAATTTAGCATATGTTGGGCCAATAGTGAGGGAAGTACGTCGCGATAGAGAAAGATTAAGAGAAGAGTTTGGATTTAGCAATAGGACAATACTTGTCAGCAGAGGCACCAGTGCTGGTTCATTTCTTGTAAATAAAGCAGTGGATACTTATAAAAAAATGAAAGGAAAGCTCGATGCGGAGATGATAGTTGTGTCAGGACTCGCATTGCATATAGAACTCCAAGGCGTTAAATGCGTAGGTTATGTCAATAACTTGCATGAAATGATTTATGCATCAGATCTGCTTATCTCGCTTGCAGGTAGGTCCACAATCGACGAGGCAAATACCTATGGTACGCCTGGAATATTCATACCAATCCGGAATCACTTTGAGCAGGTGGAAAATGCAGAGGCAAGGATTTACGTTCAATGA
- a CDS encoding aspartate kinase, whose translation METLTIAKFGGSALGMNGSSIPRVVERVKEMLKDGKVVTVFSAPVATYDNKTRSLTDIALEIGRSHARSKPVDIEILREVYQDVASKYMNETYRKEFLPILDGLYKHVIVALKQSMEYKRFVDVTRAKALAYSGEIAISYAMDYVMKSNGIRSSHVDINSWPIVTDDNFEGANFLLEESKNASKGFVELIQDNQVVSIGGFIGKTTDGLETTYERGGSDRTAADLAILLNDKYDVKVDFEKDNAVLSADPKIVKDDLELVKGLSYNEAKLAGMFGMKILDPIAIKEIEENNLDIPLVITNMHNPSNITVIRREAKNLNENPLKIVTGKKKCAVIRMESASASHMLVALQRDKRYSDFVQLSPYVKDHTEISRILFLDADYVKRNEKHFRAYDNKVEIVYGRGVVTLIGDEMWKVPKIASMASSTVGDKDINILNMDAQEETSRILIVVDDKGENVENAIRAIHTKRKEIKL comes from the coding sequence ATGGAAACCCTAACCATAGCAAAGTTTGGTGGAAGTGCACTGGGAATGAATGGTTCGAGCATTCCTAGGGTTGTCGAACGAGTTAAGGAGATGTTAAAAGACGGAAAAGTTGTTACCGTATTCTCCGCACCTGTTGCTACTTATGATAATAAAACACGTTCGCTAACAGACATTGCGTTAGAGATAGGCCGGAGTCATGCTAGATCCAAACCGGTTGATATTGAAATTTTGAGGGAAGTTTATCAGGACGTAGCCTCGAAGTACATGAATGAAACATACAGGAAGGAATTTTTGCCTATACTAGACGGACTTTACAAACATGTTATTGTTGCGCTCAAGCAGTCTATGGAATACAAAAGGTTCGTTGATGTCACCAGAGCAAAGGCGCTAGCATACAGTGGAGAAATTGCCATATCATATGCAATGGATTATGTAATGAAAAGCAATGGTATAAGATCTTCGCATGTAGATATCAATTCATGGCCAATCGTTACCGATGACAACTTCGAAGGTGCCAATTTCTTGCTTGAAGAATCTAAAAATGCAAGCAAGGGCTTTGTAGAATTAATTCAGGACAACCAAGTGGTTTCCATAGGAGGTTTTATAGGTAAAACTACGGACGGATTAGAAACTACATATGAGCGAGGAGGTTCTGACAGAACTGCAGCAGACCTAGCAATACTTCTTAATGATAAATACGATGTAAAAGTTGATTTCGAGAAGGACAATGCCGTCTTGAGCGCTGACCCAAAAATAGTGAAGGATGATCTTGAACTTGTTAAAGGACTTTCCTATAACGAAGCCAAGCTCGCTGGGATGTTTGGAATGAAGATCCTTGATCCAATAGCGATAAAAGAAATTGAGGAGAACAATCTTGACATCCCATTGGTAATAACTAACATGCACAATCCTAGTAACATAACCGTAATACGCAGAGAGGCAAAAAATCTGAATGAAAATCCCTTGAAGATAGTTACAGGCAAGAAAAAGTGCGCTGTAATAAGGATGGAATCCGCATCTGCTTCTCACATGCTTGTTGCCCTGCAAAGGGACAAGAGATATAGTGATTTCGTTCAATTAAGCCCGTATGTGAAGGACCATACTGAAATATCAAGGATATTGTTCCTGGATGCTGATTATGTAAAGAGAAATGAAAAACATTTCAGGGCATATGATAACAAGGTGGAGATAGTATATGGTAGAGGTGTTGTGACTTTGATAGGTGATGAAATGTGGAAGGTTCCAAAGATAGCATCCATGGCAAGTAGCACCGTAGGTGATAAGGACATTAACATTCTAAATATGGATGCGCAAGAGGAAACATCCCGTATATTGATAGTTGTAGATGATAAAGGTGAAAATGTAGAAAACGCTATACGTGCAATTCATACAAAGCGAAAGGAAATAAAACTTTGA